One Neovison vison isolate M4711 chromosome 2, ASM_NN_V1, whole genome shotgun sequence genomic window carries:
- the B3GALT6 gene encoding beta-1,3-galactosyltransferase 6: MKLLRRAWRHRTALGLGGLALCGAGLLYLARCAADGPRPPPGRSPPPAEPARAAAFLAVLVASAPRAAERRSVVRGTWLAAARRGGPGDVWARFAVGTAGLGAEERRALEREQARHGDLLLLPALRDAYENLTAKVLAMLAWLDEHVAFEFVLKADDDSFARLDALLAELRAREPARRRRLYWGFFSGRGRVKPGGRWREAAWQLCDYYLPYALGGGYVLSADLVHYLRLSREYLRAWHSEDVSLGAWLAPVDVQREHDPRFDTEYKSRGCSNQYLVTHKQSLEDMLEKHQTLAREGRLCKQEVQLRLSYVYDWSAPPSQCCQRKEGIP; the protein is encoded by the coding sequence ATGAAGCTGCTGCGGCGCGCGTGGCGGCACCGGACGGCGCTGGGCCTAGGCGGCCTGGCGCTCTGCGGCGCGGGGCTGCTCTACCTGGCCCGCTGCGCCGCCGacggcccccgcccgccccccggcCGCAGCCCCCCGCCCGCCGAGCCCGCGCGCGCCGCCGCCTTCCTGGCCGTGCTGGTGGCCAGCGCGCCGCGGGCGGCCGAGCGGCGCAGCGTGGTCCGCGGCACGTGGCTGGCggcggcgcggcgcggcggcCCGGGCGACGTGTGGGCGCGCTTCGCGGTGGGCACGGCCGGCCTGGGCGCCGAGGAGCGGCGCGCCCTGGAGCGCGAGCAGGCGCGGCACGGcgacctgctgctgctgcccgcGCTGCGCGACGCCTACGAGAACCTCACGGCCAAGGTGCTGGCCATGCTGGCCTGGCTGGACGAGCACGTGGCCTTCGAGTTCGTGCTCAAGGCGGACGACGACTCGTTCGCGCGGCTGGACGCGCTGCTGGCCGAGCTGCGGGCGCGCGAGCCCGCGCGTCGCCGCCGCCTCTACTGGGGCTTCTTTTCGGGCCGCGGCCGCGTCAAGCCGGGGGGCCGCTGGCGCGAGGCCGCCTGGCAGCTGTGTGACTACTACCTGCCCTACGCGCTGGGCGGCGGCTACGTGCTCTCGGCCGACCTGGTGCACTACCTGCGCCTCAGCCGGGAGTACCTGCGCGCGTGGCACAGCGAGGACGTGTCGCTGGGCGCCTGGCTGGCGCCGGTGGACGTCCAGCGCGAGCACGACCCGCGCTTCGACACCGAGTACAAGTCCCGCGGCTGCAGCAACCAGTACCTGGTGACGCACAAGCAGAGCCTGGAGGACATGCTGGAGAAGCACCAGACGCTGGCGCGGGAGGGCCGCCTGTGCAAGCAGGAGGTGCAGCTGCGCCTGTCCTACGTCTACGACTGGTCGGCGCCTCCGTCGCAGTGCTGCCAGAGGAAGGAGGGCATCCCCTGA
- the C1QTNF12 gene encoding adipolin, which yields MVWVRGWGGRRYVKGITGAGCCGDKARRLGCGFVGGSECRLHRCPHEHTWGYPLTGLSRHWGLQLLGAMHWAWAAAAVALGLQLLLLRGVGARREPKRPQQPSQRTEPPTATMSHSEGLLGSPKGVSTAASLLSAHAARWSLRPHFPDGQAEECESPGPASQRRVGSWQLLGLCPLALQPPEGLGSEFSDAHMTWLNFVRRPHDGTSKKRCRGRDKKSRGLSGPPGPPGPPGPPGPPGATVTQEALLREFQEMLKEATERRFLGLLGPSLPEGTGRLVAEAFHCALKGPLVVDERTLVELHGFQAPTAQGAFLRGSGLSLASGRFTAPVTAIFQFSASLHVDRREPQGRARARARDTVRVLVCIESLCHRHTSLEAISGLESRGRVFTVHVEGLLQLQAGQYASVFVDNGSGTALTIQSGSSFSGLLLGT from the exons GGGGCTCTGAGTGCCGGCTGCACCGCTGCCCCCATGAGCACACCTGGGGGTACCCGCTCACCGGGCTGAGCCGCCACTGGGGTCTGCAGCTGCTGGGCGCCATGCACTGGGCCTGGGCGGCCGCTGCTGTGGCCCTCGGGCTGCAGCTCTTGCTCCTGAGGGGCGTTGGGGCTCGGCGGGAGCCCAAGAGACCTCAGCAGCCCAGCCAGCGCACTGAGCCCCCCACCGCCACCATGTCCCACAGCGAGGGGCTGCTGGGCTCCCCCAAG GGCGTCTCCACGGCAGCCAGCCTGCTCTCGGCCCACGCGGCCCGTTGGAGCCTGAggccccattttccagatgggcaGGCTGAGGAGTGTGAGTCCCCGGGCCCTGCCAGCCAGAGAAGGGTGGGCTCCTGGCAGCTTCTGGGG CTCTGTCCCCTGGCCCTGCAGCCACCTGAGGGCCTGGGGTCTGAGTTCTCAGACGCCCACATGACCTGGCTGAACTTTGTCCGGCGTCCACATGACGGGACCTCCAAGAAACGGTGCCGGGGCCGGGACAAGAAGTCG CGAGGCCTCTCTGGCCCCCCGGGGCCGCCCGGGCCGCCTGGGCCCCCCGGGCCCCCCGGTGCCACAGTCACCCAGGAAGCCCTGCTGCGAGAGTTTCAGGAGATGCTGAAAG AGGCCACTGAGCGCCGGTTCTTGGGGCTGCTGGGCCCATCGCTGCCTGAGGGGACAGGGCGGCTGGTGGCCGAGGCCTTCCACTGCGCCCTGAAGGGCCCCCTGGTGGTGGACGAGAGGACGCTGGTGGAGCTGCATGGCTTCCAGGCT CCCACGGCCCAGGGCGCCTTCCTGCGGGGTTCTGGCTTGAGCCTGGCCTCAGGCCGGTTCACAGCCCCAGTGACCGCCATCTTCCAGTTCTCCGCCAGCCTGCACGTGG ACCGCAGGGAGCCGCAGGGCAGGGCGCGGGCGCGGGCTCGGGACACCGTGCGGGTGCTTGTCTGCATCGAGTCCCTGTGTCATCGACACAC GTCCCTGGAGGCCATCTCGGGCCTGGAGAGCCGTGGCAGAGTCTTCACTGTGCATGTGGAGGGGCTGCTGCAGCTGCAG GCTGGACAGTACGCCTCCGTCTTCGTGGACAACGGCTCTGGGACAGCCCTCACCATCCAGAGTGGCTCCAGCTTCTCCGGCCTGCTCCTGGGCACGTGA